The nucleotide sequence TGCTTTAACGGGTGCTAGATTCGTCTTGGAGAGAGCGATTGATAATGACGTAGGTATAAATGGCCTTCAAAGCTACTACCTTAGACCCACTGATCATTTTATTTTAAAACCGAATAGTAAAATTGGTAGTAGTAAAAACGTAGAGATGGTTTTACAGAAACCTCTAGACCGAGAGAAACAGGATCAGATATCGCTGACATTAACAGCGTTAGATGGAGGAGAGCCCCAGCTATCAGGAACAATGCAGATAATCATCACTGTACTTGACGCCAATGATAACGCACCTGTTTGTGCCGAGGCAGAGTATACGGCCAGTATATCAGAAGTTGCTCCTAAAGGCACCGTTTTAACCACAATCAGTGCATCTGATGCTGATCAAGGTCCTAACGGAAGGGTTACATACTCTATATCGAATACTGCTGAGGGTGCTGCTGAACTATTTGAGGTAGACGAAACATATGGCGTTATGAGATTAATTGGGAATATTGATTATGAAAAAATGAAACATTATGAGGTAGACGTTCAGGCTACAGACCAGGGAGGACACTCTGACGCGTGCAAAGTGATTATTGAAGTAATGGATACGAATGATAACAAACCATCCATTAATACCATGTCAAAGACAAATAGTATATCTGAGGATGCTACACCTGGGACTGTAGTAACAATGATGAATATTCAAGACCCTGATTCTGGTGAAAATGGCAGGGTGCAGTGCTCTATGAACGAAAACATTCCTTTTGCGATGAAATCAACATCGAATTATTTCTTTACTGTAGTAACTGACAGTGActtggaccgagagagagactctgagTACAACATCAGTGTGACGTGCTCTGATGAGGGCGTGCCCTCGCTCTCCAGCAGCGTCACTCTCACCTTACAGATATCAGATGTGAACGACAACGCGCCTGTCTTTGAGAGGAGCTCATATGAGGCCTACATTATAGAAAACAACACACCGGGCCTCTCTATATTCACAGTGAAAGCCAGAGACGCTGACTGGAACCAGAATGCCCGTGTTTCCTACATACTGGAGGACTCCTCGGTTAACGGAGTGCCCGTCTCCTCATATGTGTCCGTTAGTGCTGATAGTGGAGTCATACATGCAGTGCGCTCTTTTGACTACGAGCAGATCAAGGATTTCCAGTTCCGCGTAAAAGCGCAGGATGGAGGCTCCCCTCCTCTCAGTAGCAATGTGACTGTGAAAATAATGATCCAGGACCAGAACGACAACGCGCCTCAGGTTCTGTATCCAGTCCAGACTAGCAGCTCTCTGGTGGCTGAAATGGTACCTCGTTCAGCAGATGTGGGCTATCTTGTTACTAAAGTGGTGGCTGTTGATGTGGACTCTGGACAGAATGCCTGGCTCTCGTATAAACTGCAGAAAGCGACAGACAGGGCGCTGTTTGAAGTGGGTTCACAGAATGGAGAAATAAGAACTGTACGCCAAGTCAATGATAAAGATGCTGTGAAACAAAGGCTCACTGTTGTAGTGGAGGACAACGGGCAGCCCTCTCGTTCAGCTACAGTCAATGTTAACGTGGCGGTGGCGGACAGCTTCCCTGAAGTGCTCTCGGAGTTCACTGACTTTACGCACGACAAGGAATACAATGACAACCTGACTTTTTACTTAGTCTTGGCTTTGGCTGTAGTCTCATTTCTGTTCATCACATGTTTAGTGGTTATTATATCAGTGAAAATATACAGATGGAGACAGTCTCGCATCCTCTATCATTCCAACCTCCCGGTTATTCCGTATTATCCACCGCGTTACGCAGACACTTTGGGGACAGGAACTCTACAGCACGTGTACAATTACGAGGTGTGCAGGACGACTGACTCCAGAAAGAGTGACTGTCAGTTCACCAGACCCTATAGTCAGAACGTACTGATAATGGACCCCAGTTCTACAGGGACGATGCAGCGGATGCAGAGCGAAAAGAACAtcctggatgaaccagactccCCAACAGAGGTCTGTTATTTTTGAGCCATATCCTTTTCCATCACTTTTCAATGTGTATCCTATGTCTAAATGTGTTAGAGCGATTTTTGTTTGAAATTTAATCCGTCAGAAATGCTCTTCATTCACCACCAATAAGTAAGTTTATTTCAGTCCCAAGGCCATGGACAGCAGCACTTTCAAATAGGCTCTATTTCAATAGGTAGCTTCGTAGCTTCCTATATTAACATAATATCACGGAACGTGTCTTTCGTTTCTCCACATCCCTCAGACATATTGATTTGTATGTGTTATTCATTCATGAGGCTATTAGTGTTCGATATAATTATATTATGATTTCACTTGACAATAAACCATCTGCCATGTTATTGAACTCAGAGGGACGCTGTTGGTCAGTGTGTTGCCGTTTTAGATTTATTTACAGCAGTACCTCCCCAATCATCTCGGTATATTGGAGAGAAAGAGTCGCACGCAGAGCGCAGAGTCCGGGTTATAGAGAACATTAAGCACGGAACGAGCTGCGATTCTTTTGTTCCAGAGATACGGATTATTGGCGGAAGATTGTGTTATTTTCTGGATTTACGTGAAACGGAATATTGCAAACTGCTTAACGGACCTTTACGGTATTTGTGGTTTAATTGTGCAGTGAGAAATGTCGGACAGAACAATGACACGGCAAGTACTGTTGTTTATCTCGgtcctctctctcagttcagtgcACGGGCAGGTCAGTTACTCCATTCCGGAGGAAATGGCGAAAGGCTCTTTAGTCGGTAACATAGCGCAGGATTTGGGTTTAGATATCAAAAGACTGAAGTCGGGTAGAGCTCGTATACACTTTGGAAACAGCGCAGAATACATCGAGCTGAATAAAGAAAAGGGAGTTCTCCTTATCAAAGAGAGAATAGACCGCGAAGCGCTCTGCGTCAGACGACGCCCTTGTGCTTTGCACTTTCAAATTATTATGGAGAACCCAATAGAATTTTATCGAATCACTATTGAGATCATCGATATGAATGATAATGCTCCAGTTTTCCAAAAGGATTCAATGAAATTGGAAATAAGCGAATCAGCTGTGACCGGAGCTAAATTTGTACTAGAAAGAGCTTTTGATTCTGATATTGGAAGAAATGGACTTCAAAGCTACTCCCCTTAATCCAACGGATCATTTCGTTCTGAAATTACATGGGCAAGATGATGGAAGTAAAAAGGTAGAGATGGTTTTGCAGAAGCCCTCGACCGAGAGAAACAGGAGCAGATATCGTTAGTGCTAACCGCCCTCGATGGAGGTGAGCCTAAGATGTCTGGAACAGTGCAGATACACGTCACTGTGTTGGATGCAAACGACAACGCTCCGGTTTTTACGCAGGCAATATATAAGGCCAGTTTGGTGGAAAATTCACAGAGGGGTACATTATTAACTACAGTTAGTGCAACTGATAGACAATGGATCAAATGGTTTAGTCACTTACTCAATATCAAGTAGCAAAGTTGGTATTTGGACTTATTTCAAATAAACGAGAGTAATGGCGAGGTGCGTTTGATAGGCAAGGGTCGACTATGAAACAGCTAAACATTACCAGATTGACATAGAAGCAAAAGATCAAGGCGGTCTTTCAGACTCCAGTAAATTAGTAGTTGGAGATTGTGAGCGTTAACGACAACAGCCCTTTGATTGAGGCGTGATGTCAACTTCTAAAACAATATCAGAAAATGTCCCTCCCCAGACTATTATCGCTGTAATGAGTATCCACGACCCAGACTCTGATAATAACGGAGTGGTGAATTGTGTTTTGGTGAAAACATTCCTTTCACCATTCAATCTACATCTAACGGATTCTATAGCCTAGTAACTGACAGTGActtggaccgagagagagactctgagTACAACATCAGTGTGACGTGCTCTGATGAGGGCGTGCCCTCGCTCTCCAGCAGCGTCACTCTCACCTTACAGATATCAGATGTGAATGACAACGCGCCTGTCTTTGAGAGGAGCTCATATGAGGCCTACATTATAGAAAACAACACACCGGGCTCTCTATATTCACAGTGAAAGCCAGAGACGCTGACTGGAACCAGAATGCCCGTGTTTCTTACATACTGGAGGACTCCTCGGTTAACGGAGTGCCCGTCTCCTCATATGTGTCCGTTAGTGCTGATAGTGGAGTCATCCATGCAGTGCGCTCTTTTGACTACGAGCAGATCAAGGATTTCCAGTTCCGCGTAAAAGCGCAGGATGGAGGCTCCCCTCCTCTCAGTAGCAATGTGACTGTGAAAATAATGATCCAGGACCAGAACGACAACGCGCCTCAGGTTCTGTACCCAGTCCAGACTAGCAGCTCTCTGGTGGCTGAAATGGTGCCTCGTTCAGCAGATGTGGGCTATCTTGTTACTAAAGTGGTGGCTGTTGATGTGGACTCTGGACAGAATGCCTGGCTCTCGTATAAACTGCAGAAAGCGACAGACAGGGGCGCTGTTTGAAGTGGGCTTACAGAATGGAGAAATAAGAACTATACGCCAAGTCAATGATAAAAGATGCTGTGAAACAAAGGCTCACTGTTGTAGTGGAGGACAACGGGCAGCCCTCTCGTTCAGCTACAGTCAATGTTAACGTGGCGGTGGCGGACAGCTTCCCTGAAGTGCTCTCGGAGTTCACTGACTTTACGCACGACAAGGGAGTACAATGACAACCTGACTTTTTACTTAGTCTTGGCTTTGGCTGTAGTCTCATTTCTGTTCATCACCTGTTTAGTGGTTATTATATCAGTGAAAATATACAGATGG is from Salmo salar unplaced genomic scaffold, Ssal_v3.1, whole genome shotgun sequence and encodes:
- the LOC123738815 gene encoding protocadherin beta-16-like, which encodes MVKGKMSDRTMARQVLLFISVLSLSSVHGQVSYSILEEMAKGSLVGNIAQDLGLDIKRLKSGKARIYTGDSAEYIELNKERGVLLIKERIDREALCGQTTPCALHFQIILENPMEFYSITVEITDTNDNAPVFKRNAMTFEISESALTGARFVLERAIDNDVGINGLQSYYLRPTDHFILKPNSKIGSSKNVEMVLQKPLDREKQDQISLTLTALDGGEPQLSGTMQIIITVLDANDNAPVCAEAEYTASISEVAPKGTVLTTISASDADQGPNGRVTYSISNTAEGAAELFEVDETYGVMRLIGNIDYEKMKHYEVDVQATDQGGHSDACKVIIEVMDTNDNKPSINTMSKTNSISEDATPGTVVTMMNIQDPDSGENGRVQCSMNENIPFAMKSTSNYFFTVVTDSDLDRERDSEYNISVTCSDEGVPSLSSSVTLTLQISDVNDNAPVFERSSYEAYIIENNTPGLSIFTVKARDADWNQNARVSYILEDSSVNGVPVSSYVSVSADSGVIHAVRSFDYEQIKDFQFRVKAQDGGSPPLSSNVTVKIMIQDQNDNAPQVLYPVQTSSSLVAEMVPRSADVGYLVTKVVAVDVDSGQNAWLSYKLQKATDRALFEVGSQNGEIRTVRQVNDKDAVKQRLTVVVEDNGQPSRSATVNVNVAVADSFPEVLSEFTDFTHDKEYNDNLTFYLVLALAVVSFLFITCLVVIISVKIYRWRQSRILYHSNLPVIPYYPPRYADTLGTGTLQHVYNYEVCRTTDSRKSDCQFTRPYSQNVLIMDPSSTGTMQRMQSEKNILDEPDSPTEVCYF